The Malus domestica chromosome 06, GDT2T_hap1 genome has a segment encoding these proteins:
- the LOC139196895 gene encoding uncharacterized protein yields MAASTASLPTTVNISHTINTPMDRNNYLSWRSQFSDIPEIHGLEDVVTTNTKPPKKLADGYLNPNYSRDKLVLSWIKSTCSPSIRSILLPCTYAFDAWSLLEKRLSPVSKTHLRTLREQLRTLKKDSEKSMSDYLLHAKSLADSLTAAGSVISDEELIESILDGLGPEYKEFTTAVHFRQWSWSTLALFSSKPSSKLESSSASLQSIDRH; encoded by the exons ATGGCTGCATCTACTGCTTCCCTCCCCACCACCGTCAACATCTCCCACACCATCAATACTCCCATGGACCGAAATAATTATCTCAGTTGGCGATCTCAATTTTCCGACATTCCTGAAATTCATGGTCTGGAAGATGTCGTGACCACCAATACCAAACCTCCCAAGAAGCTTGCTGACGGATATCTTAATCCGAATTATTCTCGGGACAAACTTGTCCTCAGTTGGATCAAGTCTACTTGCTCACCCTCTATTCGCTCTATCCTGCTTCCTTGCACTTACGCTTTCGATGCTTGGTCTCTTCTGGAAAAGCGTTTGTCTCCTgtttccaagactcacctccgCACCCTTCGTGAACAACTTCGCACTCTTAAAAAGGATTCAGAGAAGTCCATGTCTGATTATTTGCTGCATGCCAAAAGCCTTGCGGATTCCCTTACTGCTGCTGGTTCCGTTATTTCTGATGAAGAACTCATTGAAAGCATCTTGGACGGTCTTGGTCCCGAATATAAAGAGTTTACAACCGCTGTTCATTTTCG GCAATGGTCGTGGTCGACATTGGCGCTCTTCTCATCAAAACCGTCAAGCAAACTGGAATCCTCCTCGGCCTCACTCCAGTCCATCGACCGACACTAG